Part of the Amphiura filiformis chromosome 9, Afil_fr2py, whole genome shotgun sequence genome is shown below.
AATTGACAGCAAATTCACGGGTAATAGACCGCGCAGATGAATCTTTATATAAAGTTATAAGAGTACCTAGTAGTACTTTTACTCGGTTTTACCTCACATTAACAAATACATCAAGGGAAGATGATGGATTATATGGATGTCATGTATTAGCGTCTTCTGAAAGCAATATCGAAGTATCATCTAGTTTTGTCTCCTTGTCCGTCTATTACTTGCCACTATCTTCGTATCCAGCTTGTGAACATAACAGTGACAGTTTAACTTTCATCGAAGGAGACCAAGTGACATTGTCTTGTTTATCTACAGGTGGTAACCCTCCAATAAGTTTAACCTGGGAAGGTCTTGGACAATCTAGTACGACAAGCTCCAGCACCACTGTATCTGCAGAAGGTCTCATGAAGAATAAATTGACTTTGCAACCTCAAGATGGTGTAGTCTTAACCTGTCGATTGAACTTTGACGAGAAGATATTCACGGATATATCTCCTCGAAATTGCAGCATAGGACCATTTACTATTCTTCCAAGGCCCGTAGTAATCCTAGAACCGTTTCACGTTAAAGTAGAGGCAGGGAGTACATCACAATTCAAATGCGTTGTTAAAGATGTTCCTGATAATGCAAGAGTCCATCGCGAGTGGTCGGCTTCACCAAGTATACCATCGAATCgttttttcctttctttagaCAAGACAATAGCACTTATACAAAACGTAAGCATAGCTGATAATAAAACAATCGTCACTTGTAGAGCATCCACAATTTTAGCTTCCGTTGAAGCCTATGGAATGCTAACGGTGGGTTTGAAAGATATGGCAGCTGCAAAGTCGACACAAGAAAGTTTGGAATCAACCACACCAACCAATTCAAATGAGACATCGACACTGGCGCAAAGGTTGCCGTCAACTATTGAAACTACACCGCGACGTAGTAGAAACAGTACTAGTGCCACAAAAATGTCTACTAGCATAGAAAGTACTTTCGAACAAACCAGTCACTTAAGTGAAGAAGgggcaacaacaacaatgacaTCTGCCACCAAAAATGAAATAATTCGACTTGAACAAGCTCAAGATACAGAGGCATGTCACGTTAATGACAATTATCTTCCGTACATAATCGCAATTATAGCATCAATATCGGTAGCTTTGTTAGCAATAGTAGCGGATATTTTATTACTATTAAAACTATTTCAACACAAAACTGTTGCTAGATTTGATTGAagcaaattgtcttaattttgtaGATGAAGATGCTGTATTTAGTACCCCATTTCAACTGCAACAAATCTGGTACAGTGGTAACGCAACTGCTCCGAAACAGATAAAGAAATCACAACATTGCAACAGGTACTACTCCTTTGTTGGAAGACCACAACTGAGATCTGTGTGTGTATCACCTCTTCTTCATCTGAAATAGCAAAAACCCGGAGCAAAAAGAAGCCCAAGTATGTTTTGCATATTTCCACATCTCATTTATGTCAATAGCCCTCAATTGTTGTCACGTTGACCCTTTGAAAAAAGAAAGATACAGGTTCAGAACGTTGCATTGAATAGCTACTAAAACTAAAACCATAGATATTTGAATGTAGCACGACACTCTTTGTTTGAAGGCACGCTAGCCTAGCAGTAGGTCTGATTTTAACATCATTCCAACTTTGGAATCAGCTCCCGGGAATCTgctgcatctttttcattcaaaggctCGCCGTGACAACAATTTTGGAGCTATGACACCAATGAGTTATCGGCATTTGCAAAGTATATCTGAGCTTCTTTTgcgtttgttttacattttattgGGGCGCaggtgttgcttttttttttcttcagaaatacAAATATGTATAACAATGTAGAAGAATGCAGTACAGTGAAAACAGTTGCTTGATTTAAAACCTTGATATACGAtctcggtcaaattttaatttggtcattctttgccaaatattataaaatattattagtaacaactgtcaggaaagttttctggtcatttcaagCCAAACTATAAATGAAGTATACTTGTAATGAAAGAAATCTCACATACTATCTTAGCCGCTTAGGGCCGCTTAACTGTGATGTTCTTTGGGTGATTTTAAGTCACAATTTATGACtcttaattcaaacttgctctgttgtcccaaaatgaatttggctgaatccgtaagttgggacatgacatgtgtaaacattacaaaaatcgagtttgaaaaaaaattgacgaCCTCATTTTAAgctcattatggctttaaatttgatattgaaactactaaactggg
Proteins encoded:
- the LOC140160868 gene encoding uncharacterized protein: MQLFIYSLVLLNDYKNLQDNMYFFVAATLVFWPAVLAQDLPAIAEIYHDTGVILQGKETNFFCLVSNIQPNHVVQFSHNDIKLTANSRVIDRADESLYKVIRVPSSTFTRFYLTLTNTSREDDGLYGCHVLASSESNIEVSSSFVSLSVYYLPLSSYPACEHNSDSLTFIEGDQVTLSCLSTGGNPPISLTWEGLGQSSTTSSSTTVSAEGLMKNKLTLQPQDGVVLTCRLNFDEKIFTDISPRNCSIGPFTILPRPVVILEPFHVKVEAGSTSQFKCVVKDVPDNARVHREWSASPSIPSNRFFLSLDKTIALIQNVSIADNKTIVTCRASTILASVEAYGMLTVGLKDMAAAKSTQESLESTTPTNSNETSTLAQRLPSTIETTPRRSRNSTSATKMSTSIESTFEQTSHLSEEGATTTMTSATKNEIIRLEQAQDTEACHVNDNYLPYIIAIIASISVALLAIVADILLLLKLFQHKTVARFD